The genomic DNA TGCCGGCGGGATCAGGGCGCGGATTTGCTCGTCGCTCATGGCGAGGAGCGGCGCCGCATGTTTTTTCGCACGGTCGATGGCCTGGGCGTAACGGTGATCTGCGGCGGCCCGTTTCAGGATTTCGTCCCGGTTGAAAGTCTGGTAGCCCAATTCGCTTTTCCCGCCCGTTGATGGAAGAGAGAGTGTAATGGAGTGATTGGAAGGAATGATCTGCCCCTCAGCTATCCCTGAATAAAATCCAAAGAAAAGTACTGCCAAAAGTGCTGTCAGTGGTTTCATTGAAAGGCCCTTTTTTCTATGAGTGAAGTTAATTTTCCAGACTTAATGCGTATCGTTCAAGTATATCCTATCTATAACCCGTTGTCAAGAATCATGCTGTCTGAACCTTGATTCATGGGATTAAAGGATTGCCATGATTGAAACCATCTTCTAATCAAGGTAATCGGATTGAAAAAAGTGTAAAATTTTACTTGACAAAGCAAACGAATGTTATTATACTTATAGTGTCTACTAACGATGGAGTTTCTAAGATAGGATGCCATGCATAGGCATGAAATTTTTTTATCTGTAAACATAACATTTATAACTATTTAATACAATAAGAACTAACTATAGTTAGCTTTTTAAAAATAGAGAAAGAAAACGATGGGAAGAAGATCTAGGATTGACACAAGAAAACCTGAAAGCATGAAAAAAGAAGAATTTTTATGCAGGTTACTTGCGCACGGATATTTATCGCTTGACGAAAACGGAAGACTCCACAGGCACTGGGACAGACAATATGGTAGAGATATATATACTGATATTTTAATAGATAAAATAGCCGAAAGCGGGTACATGATCGCATTTTTAAAATTAGGAGATGCACAAACGATGGTAAGAGTGCATAGACTGATATGGTGGTATTTCTTTGGAGAAATTCCGGAAAATATGCAGATAAATCACATTGACGGCGACAGAGCAAATAACAGATTGAATAATCTGGAAATGGTAACACCAAGCCAAAATTTACGTCATGCAGTAAAT from Candidatus Latescibacter sp. includes the following:
- a CDS encoding HNH endonuclease signature motif containing protein, whose product is MGRRSRIDTRKPESMKKEEFLCRLLAHGYLSLDENGRLHRHWDRQYGRDIYTDILIDKIAESGYMIAFLKLGDAQTMVRVHRLIWWYFFGEIPENMQINHIDGDRANNRLNNLEMVTPSQNLRHAVNVIKTIKKNWESQKSIYTKEDYQKLKAMIQSGMRSKDIREKMNMKFSTFYSIRRRIRKGIEGL